The Candidatus Bathyarchaeia archaeon DNA segment GACAAGCAGCAACAGCGACCAGAATCGCTGAACTGCAATCTGGCGCATGTGACTTCTCGGCAATTCCACGTGCACGTGCTGGCGAATTGCACGTAGGTGGCGATAGGAACGGTCCAACACTGTCTGGTATTAGATTAAACTATCCAGTGTTCGGCTTGGCTGTGGACAGCTTCCACATGACCGTTGACCTTGTACCCACAGACGATAACCGCTACGGAAAAATCTATCCGGCAGACGAGCTTCATGAAGATGGTATCCCAAAGAACTTCTTCAGCAACATAAACGTCCGAAAAGCCCTTGCACATCTGATAAACTTCACAATGATAGTCAATAACATCTACTTGACTGAAGGCTATCAACCGTATACTGTGGCGCCAACAGGCTTGCCATACGTATACACTGACATTCCACAATACTATTACAGCGAAGAAAAAGCCGCACAATACTTAGATGCAGCATACTTTGGCGCAACTAAACTTACCAGTGTTGGATTCACATTAACTATTCTCTACAACTCTGGAAACACCAACAGGCAAGCTATCGCCGAACAAGTAGCTGCCTCATTAAACAAAGTGGCAGGCGACCATGGCTGGCCGTTCCATGGAACAACTGCAGCACCAGCATGGGGTGAATATCTCTCTGCAATGGACGCCCACAAACTTCCAGTCTTCCTAATCGGTTGGCTGGCAGACTACGGCGATGTCCACAACTTCCTAACCCCATATGCTCACGGTACAGGCGGAACATTCGCCTTAGCGCAGAACTACAATAACGCCACAATAACCGCTAAACTGAACGAAGCAATCTATACTCCTGACGGTCCTGCTAGGGGCGCACTCTATCACGATGCAGAAATAATGTTCGCGCAAGACGTTCCAACAGTGCCGCTGTCAGTAGCATGGGGAAGAGGCTACATGAGAGACTGGATACAAGGAATGTACTACAACCCGATATATCCAGGCTTATATGCAGCAAACAAGTGGAAGTGGGAAATGACAACAACGCCGGGCGCTGAAGGCTACTTTGTAGGTGACGTAGACTTTGATGGCAGAGTAAAGATGGATGATGCAATACATGCAGTGAACTCATTCGGTGCATATGCAGGCAAGAGCGGAATGCCAACCTTCCACATAAGATGGAACTTCCGCGCAGATGTAGATGACCAACCAAGATACAGATGGCGCGACAGAAAAATCGACATGGGTGACATTGTAGGAATCCTCGCCAACTTCGGCAAAACAAGCGTTCCATGGCACACGTAAATTAGTAATCAGCACCTTTCATTCCCCCCTTTTTCTTGGTTTTGAACAAATTCTGGGCATCTGTAATGCACTTTGCATTTTCAGCAAATCTTTAATTGTTATCATGCAGAATGCTCGGAGAGTTGAAAATATTCCTGTTTGAAGATTATGCTGGTATCCACAGAATTTTTTACAAAAATTTTGGAAATATATTTCGACAAAGTTATAAGTTGAAGTTTCTAAGTCATCATAGGAGAAAGGGTCAAGCATGGGATTAAAAGAATATGTGATAAGGCGACTAATCCTAGTATTTCCCATAGTTTTAGGCGCAATACTGCTCGTTTTTGCAATTACACAAATGTTCCCAGCTGGTCAAAGAGCCGCATTATACGTAAGAAGCGAAAGAGACATTGGAAGACTTGACGAGTTCGTTGCTAAGTACCATCTAAATGCCTCAGCCCTCGACCAGTTCGCTAACTGGTTCTCGGAAGTTCTTCAGGGAAATTTTGGGTATTCACGAAACCCATATGGAAGAGGACCTGTTCTCCAAGTAATGTTGCAGAAATGGCCTGCCACAATCGAATTAGCGATCTGTATTGCACCTATAACTATACTATTAGGAGTTTTTTTGGGAGTAAAATCCGCCGTATACAGAGATAAACCGTTCGACCACGCAACCCGCCTGTTATCCATAAGCGGTTACTCTGTGCCATCATTTTGGCTTGGCATGATCCTTATCGCTATAACAGTCGCATTAACTGGTTGGATGCCAATACATCGCGTTTCAACAGAATATAAAAACATAGTTTCTGACTCCTCCAAGTTTACAATTTATACCGGATTCTATACAGTTGACGGAATATTGAATGGGCTAGTTAATGGAAGACCATATGGTTACGAGGTAACATTAGACGCAATAAAACACATGATTCTTCCAGTGATTGTAGTAACCACAATTAATGTTGCCGGTTTAATTCGACTAATGCGTTCAAGTATGCTTGAAGCCCTTACTAAGGGCTATATAATTACTGCCAGAGCAAAAGGCCTGAAAAGAAGTGAAGTAATCAATAGACACGCGCGAAGAAATGCTCTAATCCCTGTGGTAACAGTTTCTGGTATGATGGTCGCAGGATTAATGAGCGGCCTTGTAATCACAGAAACTGTCTTCAATTTTAGTGGTATAGGCCAATGGGCAGCGGCGGCAGCAACAGGAGTCGGCGGAGCACCTGATGTACCCTCAATTGTGGGATTCACCTTTTTCACCGCGTTCCTCTTTATCTTCTCAAACCTTATAGTAGATGTTTTATATGCTTATATAGATCCAAGAATCAGGCTGGGATAAGCTATGGTCTTTAAGAGATCAAAGAAAGATGCAGTTAAGACGCCTTCACCAAGAATTAAAGAATTGAAGTTCATGTTAAGTCGTGTGGTTAAGAGCCCCTTATCTCTTCTAGGCAGCGCAATAATAATATTCTATGGGGTTATGGCGCTTATGGCTCCGGTGCTTGCACCTCCTAACCCATCTTGGGATATACAAGGCTATCCGGGAAAGAGTCCTTTTATTATTCCACGTGTTACCTATACGATGCAACCTCAACCTCCAACACCACAAAACCCGTTTGGGCTAACTCCTGAGGGCTATGACATTTACTACGGCTGCGTATGGGGATCAATTACTGCGTTCCGTGTGGGCGTATATGTTGTAGCTTTATCTCTTATAGCTGGTTTATCAATAGGTCTAGTTGCAGGATATTACGGTGGGATAATAGACGAAATTCTGATGCGGTTCACAGATATTATTATCGTATTTCCAGGGCTCATATTGGCAATGGCTTTTGCAATAGCTCTACCTCCATCACTTGCAATTACACTTAGAGAAGTATTACCAATCGCTTCTATCATACTCCTTCTTTTAACTATTACACCACTCCTATCACGCAAGGGAATACGCTGGACATGGATAATATTACAAGATGCAACAATCCTAACTCTTGCTATTTCAATATTGCTTTTTACCAACAACTTGCCAAACATTACACTGTTATCTTTTGAACTTACAAAACTTGATAAAACCTTGATAGCACTAGTTCTCGTCGGCTGGCCAGGCTACACAAGAGTGATACGCGGTGAAGTTTTAAGAGTACGAACAGAAGACTACATAGAAGCCGCAAAAGCTGCAGGATGTTCAGACTTTAGAATAATAATGAGGCACATTTTACCAAACGCGGTTTATCCGGTCTTGATTTTGGCATCACTTGACATTGGCTCCATCGTGTTAACAGCAGCGGCCTTAAGCTTTTTAGGCATTGGTTCTGATCCAAACTTTGCTGATTGGGGGCAGCTTGTACAAAAATCTCAAGATTGGATTAGTTCAGGAAACCTGCTTCCCATATGGTATATCTGGGTAATACCAGGCGCTTTCATATTCGGGTTTTCTCTAGGATGGAATCTACTTGGAGACGCGATAAGAGACATACTAGACCCAACCTTGAGGAGAAGATAAAAATGGCGGGAAAAGCAGAAACTACTCTGAAAATTGAGAATCTGTTGTTAAGATTCTACACCTATGAAGGTGTAGTTGAAGCATTAGACGGCGTAAACTTGGAGATCAAACCAGGAGAAATATTAGGACTTGTAGGGGAAACTGGATGCGGAAAGAGTGTAACAAGTCTCTCTGTAATGCAACTTGTTCCAAACCCAGGCGTAATTGAAGGAGGAAAAATACTATATAACTTGAATGGGCAAATAGTTGACCTAGCAAAACAAAAGGATGACTTTCTAAGACGCATACGTGGTGATGAAATTTCCATGGTTTTCCAGGAACCGCGAGCATACCTAAACCCAGTATATTCAGTAGAATATCAAATAGGCGAGGTTCTGCTGCAGCACCGAAAGAACGAACTTATAAAAAGTGCGTTGGAAGAAATAAAAGCTAACCATGCTAAAAAATTGGAAATAAAAATAAAGAAAATTGAAGAAAACATTGAGAGTTTGAAGATGAAAGGAGAAAAAGAAAACAAGGCAAAGATTGAAGAATTAACAAGAAAAATTGAGAAACTGAAGAAAGAACATCCTCGAAGTTTCACAGTAAGGATTTATGAAAAAATGCTGCGCAATCCAAACGCTTGGTCCATTAGAATTTTGTTCAGAATACCAATAGTCAATAGATTTAAAAAATGGCTAAAGTTTGCAGTCAGAAAAGAAGTTATCAATATATTACGGGGAATGCAAATAGCTGATCCAGAAAGAGTTGTAGACATGTACCCTCATGAACTTAGTGGCGGAATGGCTCAACGTGTTATGATCGCTATGGCTCTCGTATGCAATCCGACACTTCTAATTTGCGACGAGCCAACAACAAACCTTGATGTTACTGTCCAAGCACAGATTCTCGAACTGATTCGAGCATTAAGAGAACAATTCAAGTCGTCCATACTCTACATAACCCACGATTTAGGAGTAGTCGCTCAACTTTGTGAACGTGTAGCAGTCATGTACGCTGGTAACGTTGTGGAATTGGCAGATGTTAATTCGCTTTTCAGAGAACCGCTTCACCCATATGCTAAGGCCTTGCTTGAATCCATTCCACGACCGGGACAAGAACTCAGATCCATTCCCGGAACTGTGCCAAGCTTGATTAGCCCGCCAAGAGGTTGCCGTTTCCATACACGATGCCAATATGCGATGCCAATATGTGAAAATAAGAAGCCATTGTTCATTGAAGTTAAGAAAGATCATTATGTTGCATGTCATCTTTATGGAGGGTATGACAAGTGAGCACGTTTATTCATGTAGAAAGACTTAAAAAATATTATCCTGTTTTGGGCGGTGTATTTAAGAGAAAAGTTGCTGAGGTTAAAGCTGTAGATAATGTCACACTAAGTATACACAAAGGTGAATGCTTCGGATTAGTAGGCGAATCTGGTTGTGGAAAGACAACACTTGGAAAAACAATATTGCGGCTGCTTGAGGCTAACGCTGGACACATATACTTAAACGCGCCAGAAAGCGTAATTAAAGAAATAAATGCTTTGGAAATGCAACTGAACGAGGCAAAAAAGAAGAAGGCGCCACGAAAAGAGCTATCGTTGCTCAAGAGAAAGTTGAAAAACCTTTGTGGAGAGTATGATTTAGTAACTTTTAAAGGTAATAAACTTAAAAATCTGCGTCGGCGAATGCAAATTGTCTATCAAGATCCTACCACATCGCTTGACCCTAGAATGCTCGTGAAAGATATAGTTGCTGAACCTTTGATAGTACAAGGTATAGCAAAAGGTGCTGAAGCACGCGAACGGGTAATTAAAACCTTGGAAAGTGTAGGGCTAAGTGCAAACCAGTTATTTAGATACCCGCACGAGTTTAGTGGTGGTCAGAGACAGCGTATAGCCGTTGCAAGGGCAATTGTTACGCATCCAGAATTTGTTATTTTGGATGAGCCTACATCTGCGGTTGACGTGTCTGTTAGGGCTCAACTTCTCAATCTTTTTAAAGAGTTGCAGAAGGATCTGGACTTGACATATCTTTTCGTGAGTCATGACCTCAGTATTGTTGAAGTGATTAGCAATAGAGTAGCAGTTATGTATCTGGGCAAGATTGTGGAATATGCTCCAACCGAAGAAGTTTTTAAGAACGCACTACATCCCTACTCCCAAGCTTTAATAGGATCCGTACCTATTCCAGACCCCTCAAGGCGTAAAGAAAGAGCACCTTTAAAGGGAGAAGTTCCTAGTCCAATAAATCCGCCTTCTGGTTGTAGATTCCACCCACGTTGTCCATTAGCTATGGATGTTTGTCGAAGGGAGGAACCAACGCTAGTGGATGTTGGGCGCTCTCATTACGTGGCTTGCTATGCTGTGACCGGCTGATTTTTCATCTTTTTCTTTTTTAGTTATATTTTATTAATGAATAGAAGATAATTCCGGAATGCTTAAATTCTCAAGTAGTCTTAGTAATCTTGCTGAAAAAGAAAGGAGAAAGGGGAGTATGAGAAAAGACATTCTTAAAGCAATATCGACTACGATTGTTGCTCTACTAGTAGCATCGATGCTCTTAGGACTTCGAATTCTTCCAGCACAAGCAAGTCCCGTAGAATTCAAAATAATTAATCCAGGTCCAGATGGCTATCCAGCAAAATGGACTGCAACGAATGTTGATCCTGCGTCCATTGGAACAGAGCACTTTAACTTTACTGGAGACCAATTGGGCAAGACCTTCTTTATTAATGTGACAGTTCAAGATGTCGCAAATATGAAGGGCTGGGCTATTGGCATAATCTACGATAATACTACTTTGAAGTATAAATCAGCGTGGCTACCAACAGATCATGTTTTCAAACCAGCTGCAGACGCGGGCTGGACGTTAGTTCAGCCAGCCGTGGTGATTGCGGATGTCGACGCTACCCACAAGGAAATTCAGTGGGGTTGCACCTACATTATGGGTGAACCCGAATGGAGTTTCTCAGGTTCTGGCGTCCTCTGCCAAATTCAATTTGAAGTATTGAAACAAGTGAACAGGTTGAGTCCATTGCTAACAACCTCCTTCGGCTGGGATCCAGATTGGACAAGCGTCTATTATCATCCATCTGGAACAGAGGTGCCTACATGCAGACCAGGTTACGTAAAAATCGAATGGGTTCCGCCAACAGAAAAACCAACCTTCTACTTGAAACCTGCAACGTACAAGGCAAACGCAATAGATGAAGATGTAGCCATTGAAGTCTGGGTTAGAAGCGTAAGTGCAGACTGGAACATCATAGCCTTCCAACTTGCAGTGTGGTTCAACACAACATTCCTGGAGCCCACCACCTACGAAACTGGAACATGGCTTAATGGCTTCGTAAACGGCAACGAAGGCATATTGTATGTAGCTCAAAATGACTTCCACGGTGACCCTGCACTTCCTTACTGCTATAATAAGTGGTTCTTAGGTGCAGTCATAATACCTGACCCAGATACCGGGCAATATGTCCCACCCTTCCCAAGCGGCGAAGGAATGCTCTTCCGAATACACTTCAAAGCCATCTACCAAACAACCTTCCCCGTGGAAGACTGGACAACCCTCCAAGTGAAAGAAGAAGAAGTTTGGGACATGTTCGGATTACACGTTCCAATAGGTATATCCGAATACTGCCAATACAGAGCCCCCGTTAGGACGCTAGGATTAGACATAGACCTCTATACACAGTACACCTTCCCATACGGCGGACAAGGAAAAGGCAACCCAAGCGACATGTTCGGACCACAAGCCGAAGTGATTCTCTTTGCAAGAGTTGTCTACAACGAATGGCCAGTGCAAATGAAGCTTGTTGCCTTTGAAATTCGCCACGGCGAATTCTACATCTACAGAGAAGCCTACACCAACGAAGATGGCATAGCCATGGTTAAAGTCAGAATACCTTGGCCGTGTGTTGATCCGGTTGGACGAGTCTTCGGTGTTTGGGACGTCATAGCAACCGTTGAAGTCGCAGAGCAAAAAGTGAATGACACACTAAGCTTCAAAGTCTGGTGGTTGGCAGAAATAACAAGCGTCAAATCTACAGAAGATTTCTACATCCAGAGTAAACAAGGCTTTGATGCGACCTTCGTGATTGAATATAGAACATACAGAATGCAAACCATACCAGTAGTACTGACAGTGACAGTTTACGACGAATTAGGATTCTTTGTGGGATACGCTACATTCACAACAACAGTAGGATGGGGCGAATACCACTGGTGCGAATTCAAGAACTACACAAAGACATTTGAAATACACATTCCGTCTAACGCTGTGGTTGGAGTAGCAACAGTCTACGGAAACGCCTACGACGATCTACCCTGGAATGGTGGAGTTCCATACTGTCCAGAGGCCTCCAGTACCTTCTTAATCAAGAAGCCTGGCGGTCCATAAAATAAGGCACTTTCCACCCAATTTCCCCCTTTTATTTTTTAAATGCGCAAGAATTAAATTCCACAATGTTTATCAATCATTCCAACTATAACTATAAACAAGGAGAGGGGGCATCTATGAATTCGGCCAAAAAATTAAGAAGATCCTTTGCATATTTGGCTACGCTTATTGCGACTATACTATTAGTAAATAGCTTTGTAACAACAGTCTTTGCTCCTACCCTACGAT contains these protein-coding regions:
- a CDS encoding ABC transporter ATP-binding protein, with amino-acid sequence MSTFIHVERLKKYYPVLGGVFKRKVAEVKAVDNVTLSIHKGECFGLVGESGCGKTTLGKTILRLLEANAGHIYLNAPESVIKEINALEMQLNEAKKKKAPRKELSLLKRKLKNLCGEYDLVTFKGNKLKNLRRRMQIVYQDPTTSLDPRMLVKDIVAEPLIVQGIAKGAEARERVIKTLESVGLSANQLFRYPHEFSGGQRQRIAVARAIVTHPEFVILDEPTSAVDVSVRAQLLNLFKELQKDLDLTYLFVSHDLSIVEVISNRVAVMYLGKIVEYAPTEEVFKNALHPYSQALIGSVPIPDPSRRKERAPLKGEVPSPINPPSGCRFHPRCPLAMDVCRREEPTLVDVGRSHYVACYAVTG
- a CDS encoding ABC transporter ATP-binding protein, with product MAGKAETTLKIENLLLRFYTYEGVVEALDGVNLEIKPGEILGLVGETGCGKSVTSLSVMQLVPNPGVIEGGKILYNLNGQIVDLAKQKDDFLRRIRGDEISMVFQEPRAYLNPVYSVEYQIGEVLLQHRKNELIKSALEEIKANHAKKLEIKIKKIEENIESLKMKGEKENKAKIEELTRKIEKLKKEHPRSFTVRIYEKMLRNPNAWSIRILFRIPIVNRFKKWLKFAVRKEVINILRGMQIADPERVVDMYPHELSGGMAQRVMIAMALVCNPTLLICDEPTTNLDVTVQAQILELIRALREQFKSSILYITHDLGVVAQLCERVAVMYAGNVVELADVNSLFREPLHPYAKALLESIPRPGQELRSIPGTVPSLISPPRGCRFHTRCQYAMPICENKKPLFIEVKKDHYVACHLYGGYDK
- a CDS encoding ABC transporter permease; its protein translation is MVFKRSKKDAVKTPSPRIKELKFMLSRVVKSPLSLLGSAIIIFYGVMALMAPVLAPPNPSWDIQGYPGKSPFIIPRVTYTMQPQPPTPQNPFGLTPEGYDIYYGCVWGSITAFRVGVYVVALSLIAGLSIGLVAGYYGGIIDEILMRFTDIIIVFPGLILAMAFAIALPPSLAITLREVLPIASIILLLLTITPLLSRKGIRWTWIILQDATILTLAISILLFTNNLPNITLLSFELTKLDKTLIALVLVGWPGYTRVIRGEVLRVRTEDYIEAAKAAGCSDFRIIMRHILPNAVYPVLILASLDIGSIVLTAAALSFLGIGSDPNFADWGQLVQKSQDWISSGNLLPIWYIWVIPGAFIFGFSLGWNLLGDAIRDILDPTLRRR
- a CDS encoding ABC transporter substrate-binding protein, with the translated sequence MYKKLLIVSLALFALMPLVISPKIAFAAITNPMEIVADTIPGGGYYTMDPANCYDTASAELLFNVYETLIFFDGERYDYFIPQLATQVVVGPPAVGAPAYTNYTLYFEIRVGVPFHTWSRSDLGDYHWDQFYLTTEDVEHSLERWMVNDYIGGPQWMIYEALLSCMGGEPTAEFGTMIDQAVESNSTHVWLNVANSGRATGTPTSFTPVPLFETNPASPWYNRQRPAFWTEAAALPIGYPLRVLFQVLSQSWASVMSKRWLLEVVDPMAEAAGHPVGEWPGTWDNWTLYHWPTSPLIDPYNDLPTIDSIPGTAANPGLTCGTGPFILQRADPGTEWSAVRYADYWRGWPLDWPNPPYPDSTLPPSGIKPKGYVDRYTVRQAATATRIAELQSGACDFSAIPRARAGELHVGGDRNGPTLSGIRLNYPVFGLAVDSFHMTVDLVPTDDNRYGKIYPADELHEDGIPKNFFSNINVRKALAHLINFTMIVNNIYLTEGYQPYTVAPTGLPYVYTDIPQYYYSEEKAAQYLDAAYFGATKLTSVGFTLTILYNSGNTNRQAIAEQVAASLNKVAGDHGWPFHGTTAAPAWGEYLSAMDAHKLPVFLIGWLADYGDVHNFLTPYAHGTGGTFALAQNYNNATITAKLNEAIYTPDGPARGALYHDAEIMFAQDVPTVPLSVAWGRGYMRDWIQGMYYNPIYPGLYAANKWKWEMTTTPGAEGYFVGDVDFDGRVKMDDAIHAVNSFGAYAGKSGMPTFHIRWNFRADVDDQPRYRWRDRKIDMGDIVGILANFGKTSVPWHT
- a CDS encoding ABC transporter permease; translation: MGLKEYVIRRLILVFPIVLGAILLVFAITQMFPAGQRAALYVRSERDIGRLDEFVAKYHLNASALDQFANWFSEVLQGNFGYSRNPYGRGPVLQVMLQKWPATIELAICIAPITILLGVFLGVKSAVYRDKPFDHATRLLSISGYSVPSFWLGMILIAITVALTGWMPIHRVSTEYKNIVSDSSKFTIYTGFYTVDGILNGLVNGRPYGYEVTLDAIKHMILPVIVVTTINVAGLIRLMRSSMLEALTKGYIITARAKGLKRSEVINRHARRNALIPVVTVSGMMVAGLMSGLVITETVFNFSGIGQWAAAAATGVGGAPDVPSIVGFTFFTAFLFIFSNLIVDVLYAYIDPRIRLG